One genomic region from Geotrypetes seraphini chromosome 17, aGeoSer1.1, whole genome shotgun sequence encodes:
- the LOC117351296 gene encoding WAP four-disulfide core domain protein 2-like isoform X2, whose product MKAAGSTSVLLALLVLYTDAYPTTSKEEHPGVCPKVRELELGKCYSECKSDSDCQYFMKCCNTVCDTLACKSPNDKPGLCPEVIPAESCPSMNTCKLDSQCPNTLKCCQSGCSKFSCQSPTETI is encoded by the exons ATGAAGGCAGCAGGCAGCACCAGCGTCCTTCTGGCACTGCTTGTGCTCTACACAGACGCCTATCCTACGACATCTAAGGAAG AACATCCTGGCGTGTGTCCAAAAGTGAGAGAATTGGAGCTGGGGAAATGTTACAGCGAATGTAAATCTGACTCTGACTGTCAGTATTTTATGAAGTGCTGcaacacagtttgtgatacattggcatgcaaatctcctAATG ATAAACCTGGCTTGTGCCCAGAAGTAATTCCAGCGGAATCATGCCCTTCGATGAATACATGCAAATTAGACAGCCAATGCCCGAACACTCTGAAGTGCTGCCAATCTGGATGTTCTAAATTTTCATGCCAAAGCCCTACCG AGACCATATAG
- the LOC117351296 gene encoding WAP four-disulfide core domain protein 2-like isoform X1: protein MKAAGSTSVLLALLVLYTDAYPTTSKEEHPGVCPKVRELELGKCYSECKSDSDCQYFMKCCNTVCDTLACKSPNDKPGLCPEVIPAESCPSMNTCKLDSQCPNTLKCCQSGCSKFSCQSPTAETI, encoded by the exons ATGAAGGCAGCAGGCAGCACCAGCGTCCTTCTGGCACTGCTTGTGCTCTACACAGACGCCTATCCTACGACATCTAAGGAAG AACATCCTGGCGTGTGTCCAAAAGTGAGAGAATTGGAGCTGGGGAAATGTTACAGCGAATGTAAATCTGACTCTGACTGTCAGTATTTTATGAAGTGCTGcaacacagtttgtgatacattggcatgcaaatctcctAATG ATAAACCTGGCTTGTGCCCAGAAGTAATTCCAGCGGAATCATGCCCTTCGATGAATACATGCAAATTAGACAGCCAATGCCCGAACACTCTGAAGTGCTGCCAATCTGGATGTTCTAAATTTTCATGCCAAAGCCCTACCG CAGAGACCATATAG